The following proteins are encoded in a genomic region of Brachypodium distachyon strain Bd21 chromosome 1, Brachypodium_distachyon_v3.0, whole genome shotgun sequence:
- the LOC100846266 gene encoding heterogeneous nuclear ribonucleoprotein 1: MAAEVGDSAAAVAAAAAAGESRKLFVGGIPSSAQEGELRGHFARFGAVRSVVVMRDRETGHGRGFGFVEFEGEDAAAKALGDGEKPKHFICGREVDVRRARVRPLRNFGEQPVHHHQPEQGQDQGHQDNQTAGNGVVDGDDSASYSSKKVFVGGLRDNITEDEFRAYFEAFGTVTDVVVIYDSLTNRSRGFGFVTFDSEEAVRKVMGKSFHDLKGTRVEAKIAIPKDAHYYRNGRGRGSRPFGMGGPASYEGLFRPYNDRHGFYNGFMPQHVPAPPYYPGLYVGMGGYPYANAYPNQGVMPNVPSMVARRPVYSPYPPMYPGYGFPYRAGYAGPTFQHGVNGGSGYNNDQASLDVQELDSASTVATKFEYMKLGSQ; the protein is encoded by the exons atggcggcggaggtCGGGGACTCGGCTGCGGCGGttgcggcggctgcggcggcgggggagagcAGGAAGCTGTTCGTGGGCGGCATCCCGTCGTCGGCGCAGGAAGGGGAGCTCCGGGGCCACTTCGCCCGCTTCGGCGCCGTGCGGTCCGTCGTCGTGATGCGGGACAGGGAGACGGGCCACGGCCGCGGCTTCGGCTTCGTCGAGTTCGAGGgcgaggacgccgccgccaaggcgcTCGGCGACGGGGAAAAGCCCAAGCACTTCATCTGCGGCCGCGAG GTGGACGTTAGGAGGGCCAGGGTTAGACCTCTGCGGAACTTTGGCGAGCAACCTGTGCATCATCATCAGCCAGAACAAGGTCAGGATCAGGGCCACCAGGACAACCAGACTGCTGGGAACGGCGTTGTGGACGGTGACGACAGTGCGAGCTATTCTTCAAAGAAGGTCTTTGTTGGTGGTTTGAGGGACAACATCACCGAGGACGAGTTCCGGGCTTACTTTGAGGCGTTTGGCACTGTAACAGATGTTGTGGTGATATACGACAGCTTGACAAACAGGTCAAGGGGCTTTGGTTTCGTCACCTTTGATTCAGAGGAGGCTGTGAGAAAGGTGATGGGGAAAAGTTTCCATGACCTGAAAGGAACGAGGGTGGAAGCTAAGATTGCTATCCCCAAGGATGCTCACTATTACCGTAATGGCCGAGGTCGTGGCTCAAGACCCTTTGGCATGGGTGGTCCTGCTTCCTATGAGGGTTTATTCCGACCGTACAATGATAGGCATGGCTTCTACAATGGCTTTATGCCACAACATGTTCCTGCACCCCCCTACTATCCTGGCCTCTATGTTGGTATGGGAGGCTATCCCTATGCAAATGCATATCCGAACCAAGGAGTCATGCCAAATGTTCCAAGCATGGTTGCACGGCGTCCAGTATATAGCCCATATCCCCCAATGTATCCTGGCTATGGTTTTCCATACAGAGCTGGTTATGCAGGTCCTACTTTTCAGCATGGTGTTAATGGTGGCAGTGGTTACAATAATGATCAAGCCTCTTTAGATGTGCAAGAACTTGACAGTGCTTCTACGGTCGCtacaaaatttgaatacatgAAGCTAGGTTCACAATGA
- the LOC100846878 gene encoding pathogenesis-related protein PRB1-3, translating into MESSWPKLALLLLALASSASYVAAQNSPQDFLDPHNAARADVGVGPVTWDDTVAAYAQSYADSRRGDCQLVHSGGPYGENIYGGAGGGASWTAADAVAAWTAEKRFYHHDGNSCDEGQVCGHYTQVVWRDSTAVGCARVVCDSGDGLFIICNYNPPGNYVGRSPYATAMATMSSAQNAPSDYVRLHNAARAAVGVGAVSWDNTVAAYAQSYADKRKGDCALRHSGGRYGENIFWGSAGAEAASAVGSWTDEKKNYHHDGNRCDSGKVCGHYTQVVWRKSTAIGCARVVCDAGRGVFVVCSYNPPGNFNGESPY; encoded by the exons ATGGAGTCTTCCTGGCCGAAGCTAGCGCTGCTGCTTCTAGCTCTGGCATCATCAGCATCCTACGTGGCGGCCCAGAACTCGCCACAGGATTTCCTGGACCCACACAACGCGGCTCGTGCTGACGTGGGCGTGGGCCCGGTGACGTGGGACGACACGGTGGCGGCGTACGCGCAGAGCTACGCCGACAGCCGTCGCGGCGACTGCCAGCTGGTGCACTCTGGTGGCCCCTACGGGGAGAACATctacggcggcgccggcggtggcgccagctggacggcggcggacgccGTGGCGGCGTGGACGGCGGAGAAGCGGTTCTACCACCACGACGGCAACAGCTGCGACGAGGGCCAGGTGTGCGGGCATTACACCCAGGTCGTGTGGAGGGATTCCACTGCCGTTGGGTGTGCTCGTGTTGTTTGTGACTCTGGCGATGGACTGTTTATTATCTGTAACTATAATCCGCCTGGTAACTACGTCGGACGGAGCCCTTAT GCCACGGCCATGGCCACCATGTCCTCCGCCCAGAACGCGCCGTCAGACTACGTCCGCCTCCACAACGCGGCCCGGGCCGCCGTGGGCGTCGGCGCCGTGTCCTGGGACAACACGGTGGCGGCGTACGCGCAGAGCTACGCCGACAAGCGGAAAGGGGACTGCGCGCTGAGGCACTCGGGCGGGCGCTACGGGGAGAACATCTTCTGGGGCTcggccggcgccgaggccGCCAGCGCCGTCGGGTCGTGGACGGACGAGAAGAAGAACTACCACCATGACGGGAATCGCTGTGATTCGGGGAAAGTTTGTGGGCATTACACGCAGGTGGTGTGGAGGAAGTCGACTGCCATCGGGTGTGCTCGTGTTGTTTGTGATGCCGGGCGTGGGGTTTTCGTTGTTTGTAGCTATAACCCGCCGGGGAACTTCAACGGGGAGAGCCCCTATTAG